Genomic DNA from Caldicellulosiruptoraceae bacterium PP1:
ATAATTTCACAACTATATTAAAACAAGCAATTTTATTACTATGAAAATAATTAATAATATTAGAGAATTCCATAAAAAGACTGTCCAATTTTTTAGTGGGCAGTCTTTTTTAAAAAACATATTTTATCAATAATGCAAGAATAGGCTATAAAACTTGCAAAAAACATTAAAAATATAAAAAATATATTATTGATTGAAAAAAAGTTTATTGCTATAATTAGATTTACTATATTGTATACAGTATTATAAAATGTGCTGATTGTATACACTTAAATTGAAATGAAATTGCATTATTGTATTTTCATTTGTTATTTGTGATTATAAAAAACTTTATTTGATATATGGGAGGTAATTGGATGTTAAGAGAGGGACAAATAAGGATTCCTTCAGGTTGTGCTATATCAGGTTATATTAATAAAAAAGGTATAAGAACATCTGGAGTTGACATAATAAATTCCATTGCAATTATGAAAGAAAGAGGAAATGGACTAGGCGGTGGTTTTGCAGCGTATGGCATATATCCAGACAGAAAGGACTATTATGCTTTTCACCTATTTTTTGATGATGTAAAAGCTAAAGAAGACACTGAACACTACCTAAATATTAATTTTGATGTTGTAGAAAGTGAACAGATTCCAACAAGGAAGGTATCAAGTATTCAAAATAGTCCAATTGTATGGAGATATTTCGTAAAACCAAATCCCAAAAAACTTGCAGATACAGAAAAAACCGAAGAAGATTTTGTTGTTGATGCAGTTATGACAATAAATAGTGAGATTGAGGGTGCTTTTGTTTTTTCAAGTGGAAAGAATATGGGAGCGTTTAAGGGAGTTGGATATCCTGAAGATATTGGCGAATTTTTTAGACTTGATGAATATAAAGCATATATCTGGACTTCTCATTCAAGATTTCCTACAAATACTCCGGGTTGGTGGGGCGGAGCACATCCATTTACACTTTTGGATTGGTCTATAGTTCACAATGGTGAGATTTCATCATATGGCACTAATTTTAGATATCTTGAAATGTTTGGATATAAATGTACATTAAGGACTGATACAGAGGTTATGGCATATCTATTTGATTTACTTTTAAGAAAGCATAAATTACCTGTTGATATTGCAACAAAGGCTTTAGCTGCACCATTTTGGAGCGTTATTGAAAGAGAATCAGAAGATGTAAAAGAAAAATTAAAAGCTATAAGGGCTGTATATCAATCTTGCTTAGTAAATGGTCCATTTTCAATAATTCTTGGATTTTCAAATGGTATACTTGCATTAAACGATAGAATAAAACTACGACCATTGGTTGCAGCACAAAAAGGTGATGTTGTATATGTTGCATCAGAAGAATCTGCAATAAGACAAATATGTAAAGAGCCAGATAAAGTATGGACACCTAAGGGTGGAGAAATGGTTTATGCTACTTTGGATGAAGGGGTGATAGCATGATAAGTTTATTTGAAAATGAATTCGAAGTTATAAGAGATGAATCAAGATGTATTACATGTAAGGTTTGTGTTAGACAGTGTGCTAATGAAGTTCACGAGTATGATGATGAAGAAGATAGAGTAATAGCAGACAGTTCAAAATGTGTTGCTTGTCATAGATGTGTTGCACTTTGCCCTACAAAAGCACTAACAATAAAAAGAACTTCAAATGCTTTTAAAGAAAATGCAAACTGGACAGCAAGTGCGATAAATGAAATATATAAACAAGCTGAAACTGGTGGTATTCTACTTACTGGTATGGGGAATGACAAACCAATTCCAATATATTGGGATAGACTTCTTTTAAATGCAAGTCAG
This window encodes:
- a CDS encoding glutamine amidotransferase family protein produces the protein MLREGQIRIPSGCAISGYINKKGIRTSGVDIINSIAIMKERGNGLGGGFAAYGIYPDRKDYYAFHLFFDDVKAKEDTEHYLNINFDVVESEQIPTRKVSSIQNSPIVWRYFVKPNPKKLADTEKTEEDFVVDAVMTINSEIEGAFVFSSGKNMGAFKGVGYPEDIGEFFRLDEYKAYIWTSHSRFPTNTPGWWGGAHPFTLLDWSIVHNGEISSYGTNFRYLEMFGYKCTLRTDTEVMAYLFDLLLRKHKLPVDIATKALAAPFWSVIERESEDVKEKLKAIRAVYQSCLVNGPFSIILGFSNGILALNDRIKLRPLVAAQKGDVVYVASEESAIRQICKEPDKVWTPKGGEMVYATLDEGVIA